A window of Panthera tigris isolate Pti1 chromosome A3, P.tigris_Pti1_mat1.1, whole genome shotgun sequence genomic DNA:
GCCAATAGAGACTTGGGAGTGCTGTGCGGTTCCTAGGGAGGGACACCTCCCTGGTCTAGTAGAAGGGTCCAGGGGCAGGATGGCGAGGCAGTAATTACAGGAGACGTCCTGCTCAAGACACCAGGTCAAGGGAAGCTGGCTGGGACACACCTGTGTGGCTTGTTGGCACTATTCCTGGCCTGGTAATTAGGCATTTGGCAAACCCAACCTGTGCCCCGGCTGTctcactcacaccctgtcttCTGGCCAAGCCGCTCCTCCAAAAGTTGTCTCCAAGGATGGGCAGGAAGGGTCCTCCAGGCCTCCCAGTGATGGTAGCATCTCCTTGAGAGCTCAGGGAGCCCTGCTGGTGGTTCTGGAGATGATGGTGGACCGGGGAGTGTCAAGGGAGGGAAGGTTCTGTATTGCACATTGACTGTCCCCTTCTGGACAAGTCGGCCCCAGCAGAAGAGTCAGTCACCTGCTGCCCCATCTCCAGAAATGAAGAGCTTTAATATTCAGACCACCCCGATGAAATGTCATGGCAACTTTGATAAAAACCAAGAGGAAGTAAAATCGAcactggggagaggaaggggcgaATAGAGGGGAGGTGAAACCAAAAGGCACTGAGCATGCTTGGTGGGGCGGGGAAGGACACCATCACTCCAGAGACAGATTGTTACAAAGGGACAGGAACGGTCCACACCAGCTTCAGGCTCTTCAGAAGCCAGAGAGATGCCTGAGTCCACTGAACCAAGTTCTCCAAGGCTTTTCAAGACACAGGATTCACTTTGCAAGATGAACGAGGGAGGAGGTCCCGTGAGTTCTAAGAGATCACCAAAAGTCCTCAACACCTCACCGCCAAATCCCACCTGGGTGTCCCCAGAGCCGGGAAGCTCTCTTCTCTGGTAGGGTCCCCCTCTTGCCCTCACGGCCCTGGAGTGCTTGAAGGTGCTGGTCCCTGGGAAGGAGGCAGTGACGAGGACCCCCTGGGAGCTGGGTTACAGAGCCAGCAGAGTGGGGGAGTTCAAGGAGTCTGATGACTGGTCCCCACTGCTACTGCTTCTGCGGTGTGCCTTGGAGCAGGACTCGGAGGGTGACGCAGGCGACTCCTGCTCCAGGACGCTGGGGTAGGTGAAGACGAGGTTCGAGGTGCCCGGAGTGATGGCAGGCGTGGAGGTCACCACGATGGGGGTGTGCAGGGGCTCCTCCCCGTAGAAGCCCCCAGCAATGCTGATGGGCTTGATGACAGAGCGCTGGCCCTTGTCCAGCCCGGCCGATGAGGATGAGGGGCTGTCCTCTTCCAGGGGCTCCTGCTTCACCACGACGGCACCCACTCCGCCGCCTCCACCGCGCAGGGGCTGGAGCCCAGAGGCTGGGGGGGATCGGCGCTCCTCGGGGCTGATCTTGCACACGGGCCCGTGGGCCACTAACATGAACTccagcttttccttctccttctgcagCTCAGCGATCTCCTTCTGCAGGCCTGacttctcctcctccagctcctctgtCTCCTGCAGGGGGAAGAGAGGTGTGTGAGGGATAGGAGCCTGCCAGGGAGAcctgcttggggtgggggtgggggtggggttggctTCCAAtccaggcaagaaaaggaaaaccagagcTGTCCCCAGAGGACCAACTGTGAAAGCAGCCCGCTCACACCCCTGGCCACGGACCCCACTGGCTCTGAGTCACCTGGTGGCTCAAGATTCCTTTTATGTCCAAAGCTcctgagaaaggaggaaagtagGCTTGGAGGAAGGCTGAAATGACACCACGACGGAGggcttactttgtgccaggcactgcagaTCAATCCTCCAGGAGATTTCTAAAGCAGGCATCATCAATCacctcactttgcagatgaggaaactgagattcagagaggtctTGTCATTTGCCCAGTGTCACAGAGCAAGCAGGTTACAGGGTAGCCCAGACTTGACCCTGATGTATCTACTCCAGAGTCCATATGCTACCAGGCTCTACTGCCCCCCTGCCAGAACTGCAGTTTCCCAGGAGGGGGGAACAGTGAGgtctggaggggaagggagagcagcATGCAGTTCCCTGCaccgcaacccccccccccaatccttcTCATACCCCTTCACCCCTGTCCAGCCTGCCTGTGGATGCATAAACACTAAACTTTACGCTGCACACACAAGCTTTGGACAGTGCCAGCCTGGCAGGAAGTTCTCCATTAGTCCCCGCTAAATCGTCACCGCCCCACTTCCCTTTTTTACTCTAATTTCTGAAGCACGTGCTTTGGGACTCACAGAACCCTGGGAGAATATTCCGTTCAGTCCCTGTGctttaacagatgaggaacctgacaGCCTGAGCAGGTGAGGAGGGTGGCGGGGTCCCGTGGCGAGGAGCTCGGCCCCCTCCCTTTGGTACAAAGCCAGAGAAGCAGCAAAGCACACGGAAGGAGCAGGTATGAAAGGTGAAAAGGCGTGTGTCACGGCCTCCTCCCCACTTTTCCCCTAACACCGATTCCCGTTCAAGAATGAGATGATGTGGGCCAGAGCTTCGCTGAGCAGAGTACAGCATATTCCACAGTGAAAAAAAGTTTCCATCTGTCTCAAGGGTCTGACGAACGTCATGAGCTTATGAGAGGTTTCCTGTGGAGGATGTGgctcaggggcctgggtggctggggtgggtggggcggcgggggagTAGGGTGTGAGGcttctgggggagggagggaggggaggaaagcagGCGGCCCGGAGGAGGAGGGGCTATTCCGGGGCTAGTGGTAGGGAGCACCCAGGGTAGACTCAAGAGGACCTGGCCCCTTAGAAGGTTAGTGGTAGGGAGGACTCTCCTGGGGGAGTCTACCCAGGGAGTACTGATCACTAAGGGATCTCTTCACCTAGTGACAGAGAGCTCCCGGTCTCCCTCCCGATGCTCACACACACCTCCACGGGACATCGCTACAGGCTACATGGAATTCACACAGTACACATTCAATCCCCAAGAGCTCTCACTCTTGGACAAAGGGGACCTGAAGCAGGTGGGTGGTACCCAGGAGCATTCGAGAATGTCATGGGATGTGTAAGGTAATTTGTGATTTCCAGAGCCCGTCCCTGGCTGGTCATTGTTAAGGACTGCCAACAGTCTCCCTCTAACATTCTGCTCAGGAGAGTTAGTCCTGACTTTGGGCTTCCTCCACATGCCATTCAGCCCACCTTGCAGGGCTAGGCTCTGGAGGGAGTTACGTGGCCAGGTCAGGCTTttgagagggaagggcagggccaCAGCCCCCAGGTGTGGGCAATTAGGCAGCAGGGGAGAGTGACTCACAGGGCAGAATGAGGTACCAAGGTGACAGCTTCAGGCTCATAGCAGAGATTAGGAATCCTCCTGCCCACGAAGGATACGAGAAAACC
This region includes:
- the FOSL2 gene encoding fos-related antigen 2 isoform X1, which produces MYQDYPGNFDTSSRGSSGSPAHAESYTSGGGQQKFRVDMPGSGSAFIPTINAITTSQDLQWMVQPTVITSMSNPYPRSHPYSPLPGLASVPGHMALPRPGVIKTIGTTVGRRRRDEQLSPEEEEKRRIRRERNKLAAAKCRNRRRELTEKLQAETEELEEEKSGLQKEIAELQKEKEKLEFMLVAHGPVCKISPEERRSPPASGLQPLRGGGGGVGAVVVKQEPLEEDSPSSSSAGLDKGQRSVIKPISIAGGFYGEEPLHTPIVVTSTPAITPGTSNLVFTYPSVLEQESPASPSESCSKAHRRSSSSGDQSSDSLNSPTLLAL
- the FOSL2 gene encoding fos-related antigen 2 isoform X2, with protein sequence MPGSGSAFIPTINAITTSQDLQWMVQPTVITSMSNPYPRSHPYSPLPGLASVPGHMALPRPGVIKTIGTTVGRRRRDEQLSPEEEEKRRIRRERNKLAAAKCRNRRRELTEKLQAETEELEEEKSGLQKEIAELQKEKEKLEFMLVAHGPVCKISPEERRSPPASGLQPLRGGGGGVGAVVVKQEPLEEDSPSSSSAGLDKGQRSVIKPISIAGGFYGEEPLHTPIVVTSTPAITPGTSNLVFTYPSVLEQESPASPSESCSKAHRRSSSSGDQSSDSLNSPTLLAL